The following nucleotide sequence is from Aspergillus nidulans FGSC A4 chromosome I.
TATTTCCCATGCCCTATTAAACCATAGCTAACCCCTGTCCAGGATTTCACAGTACCCTCGACATGCGCACCGCGGTACCCCGCCCGTTCCTAGCATATTATCCGGCTCTCATCGCACAGGCAGACCTGGGCGAGAgaatcaacctcctcaatgACGATAATACGATAACCTCTATTGAGACCGGCCACCCACCAGCTTATGCGCCTCTCCAGCCCCGCGAGAATTACCATCCACCTTCTATTTCTCCAGAGAGTCCAGAATACAAGACCATATTCGACGGACTAACCAAGCGTGTCAAACTAGGCGATGTCGTGTTAGCGCGCTCAGGTGATAAGGGCGGGAACTTGAAtgttggcttcttcgtcccttcttctcccccaTCCCCTTTCACTCTGGAAACCGATaaacaaagaaaacaaagagaGAGACAAAAACACTTGAGCCTCTGGCTCCGACACTACCTAACGACCTCCCGAATGCGCGACCTACTTGGCACCGACTGGCGCGATGATTACTTCATTGAGCGGGTAGAGTTCCCGGCCATTGGGGCGGTGCATTTTGTCATTTATGGAATTCTGGGGCGCGGAGTTTCGAGTTCTTCGCGTTTGGATGGGCTCGGAAAGGGGGTTGCCGATTGGCTTAGGGATGTGGTGGTTGAAGTTCCTGTTGCTTTACTTGAGTGACTATGGGTTGGGATATTGTTAGGCTGTTTATGTGTTATTGTGGTggtatatatgtatgtacatGGTTTGAGTGACATTAGCTATTCACCTAACAAGGGCAAACAATCAAGCATGTTCTGTACTGCGGTTGAGGCTGGATCTGCTGGTGCGGGCACCACTGCTAATTCCCGACAAGTACCCTGAGTCTCCATCCACTCTTGTTTCGGTGTGCCAGGGGTTCCGGAGTCTCTAGGTGGAACAGAGGCGTGGGACTGGGGACTTTTTCCATTCTCATTTTTGTTCCCACTCACACTGTCGCCGCCAATTTCACTGACAACACTACTACTATTGCTTGGACTACCAGCATTCGGAGTAAAGGCAGTCTGCAGAGGCTCTCCTTCCAACTCTTTCTCCCCAAAATAAACCCAGAAATAGTCTTCTGTCCACTTAGGGCTCGTCGGATCTACAGCCACGCCGTCAACAGAGTAAATCGTGCTTGAGCATCCCGGTGAATTGACAGCAGTGGCGCCCGTGGTAGAGGTAACAGCAGGCCGAGTAGACGATATGGAGCATATTGAACTATGCGAGTATGTCCTTGCGTGCGCATGCGCTTGTTGTCGTTGCAATTGAACATGAGTCTCGatagctggagctggagctagaGCAGGCGACGGGGCTTGATATATAGCATTCTCCCCGGGCATACTCCTCAACGACATAAATTCATCCACGTACTGGAGCAGGCGGATATAATCTGTGAgtttgagctggaagaggtcCGGGTAGTAGAATAGAGCATTTTCTGGTATAAGCTGTCGCTGGCCATGCAAAATTAGTTCGTTGCTGTCACTGTTGCCGCTAGTACCATTTTCACTAGATACCACAGTAGTACCGATACTGATATCGCTGGTATCGGATGAAGGCTGATGTTGCAAAAGTGTCTGGGTCTGGGTCTGCGTCCGCGGCTGACACAATTCCAAAGCCTTCCATGAAACTGCCAGAATAAGTCGTGTGTAGTATTGGCtgcggaagaagcggaagaccTCTGTAAAGAAGACAAGCATAAGTTCGTGGAGCTCTTTGTCTTCAGGGGTTGGGGAGAGCTGCGTTTGGATGCTGAGTAGGATCTGTGGGAAAAGTGTATACGCCACACTGCACCCTCAAAGTAATCAGTACACACACCAAGTGAACAGTGGCTTGAAGATGGTAATGCATACGCGCTTATAGGCAATTTATCGGCGACCCCATTCAAAATTAGCTGTTTTACGTTGTGGGCTGTTGAACAAATGGCCGAAGCAAGGTCGGCTCGACAGGATTCGATACGGGATAGGTCGGTTTCGTCTGTTAGGTAGGCATTATGGCCGATTAGGAGGCAGATACGGTTGCAGAGGGCAATGCGGGCGGATCTATATACTTTAGTTGTAGTCCTGAGATAAAATACCTGGGCAAACGTACTGGAAGTATATAGCACAGAGATTCGTATGAAGTGTTAGCGATGGGTGGATATAGTACTCCTTCCCATCTGGATTCGCTACCCAGTTGAGCTCCCAATCTAGCAACGCAAACTTTGTCTCTTCAAGTCTGTTCAGTTGTGCCCGCCGATCCGCCAGGCTGAACGGCATGTTCTGCGTTGTCGGGTAGACAAGCATGATCACATCTGTGACTGCCGCCACAAGATGGCATAGGCTGGCAAGGACGCCGCAGAGGGCGATCTTTATTTCAGAAGTATAGACTTCCGAGTTCAGGCACTCCTCTTCTAGGTCTCGAAGAGACAGcccctcctgcagctgcagatcgAATTCATCCGGGGTGATCTGGATCGGACGACGCATGCCGAGCGAGATGATCCGGTCTCGGATCATGCAGCACCACCAGAGGCGCTTGAGGTCCGATACTTTCCTCTTTGAACCTAATTGTGGCATCTTATGGTATAGATGTGCTTGCTCTTTCTTCGCGTATCGGATTGCGATGCGTAACCAGCGGGAATTGGTGGAGCGCTCGGCATCGGTGGTGTACCAGGTCAGGAGGAGGCAGGCTTGGGCGATTACCAGACGGTCTTTCTCGATACCGCTCTCATAGAGGCGCTGTCGGGTCAGCTTGAAGCTATCTGGTAAAACTAGTGACGTACCTTGGCTCGTCGGTAGAGATCGTCCCGCGCAGATATCAGGGAATCGTACCCGCATTCTTTGGCGGCTTCAATCGGAATGAACTGCATAATTAGATCTGCCCATCCTCAAGCATTCTAGGGTCTAGGGCTTACCGGACTAGCAGCGAAGAGCATTGTCTGAAAGAGCAATGTCGAGATCTTGCCCGCACTCGAATCCAATCCCCGATACTTTGCCCAGAATACGGCCTCATCAACTACCGGTAGGAACGGATGCACATATATAAAGTAGTGCTTCACGAACACATCCAAAATCTCCTGGATAGGAACTTTGAGCGTCATCTGTGACTTGAAAAAGGTCAAACTGACCCGGTCTGGGGCTGGTGTAGGGTAGCCATTGCTGCGCTCCTTCGCAACGGCCTTGAACAGCTGCCTCTCCTTATCCCGCTTCCCTGAGTGCAGTATACACGGTCGAGCGTCTAGACGACAATTTGTACAGGGAAAGCCGGTGATGGAGCCGTCGCAGCGGACTTTGCGGGAGTGGCAGCGGGTGCAAGCACGAGCGGCGCGTCTGGAGCGGGCGTTCTCTTTCCTGGGCAGAGACGACATGTCAATGATGTTGgggggaggaaggagggggaaagaaaaaaaagggagAGACTGAAGTAAAGTCAAATGGTAGATTGCggggaaagaaagaaacTAAAGAGAAGGAATCTGGGGACTCCGCGAAGGATCAGCCACGATCCGCCATCCACATAAGCCGGATTTAAGGAGATAACGCTCTTGGTTGGGGAGGCTGGAATCTGAAAAGCCAAAAGCTTACCTAGTCTCGTCCTCAGTTCGTCCATCATTGCATTTGTCGCCCGAGAATCGGGGATCTGCTGGCTGGACTCAGAATTGGCTGTAGATCGGCAGTTGTTGGGAGTGGGAGTCTGAAGGAGAGTGGGACGTTGGCCCATTACGTCGACGCTGAGGGAGACGCACTGACTCTCTAGTCTGCGACAATCAGTGCTGGGGCGCCCCCCACCGTACCCTTCAGTCTGGACGCACCTCGAATTGTGCCGCCAGGATTTCGAGGCTCCGGTTATCCGGTCGTTGTAGATAAGTTTCGTCCAGTCAGATGTgagaggaagcgaaggaCCCAAAGCTTCTCCCACTGTAAAGTGTAGTCAAGTAGCCGAGTCAGACACAGTTCAAGTAACCGAAGGACATCTTTGCGGAGTGGACTTCCTCGCCTAAAATGATCATAAGATACCCCGCCATCGCCCCTATTTTTGGGATAGCACAATTCGGTACTAATTGTGTCTTAAGAAAGGGCTATATTGGTTGATAGTGGTGCGGGTGTCGAAGCGGAAGAGGTCCAAACGGGTCTGCCCCAAGAGATAGGTAAGAAAGTTGCTGCTTAGACACCCAAATATTAATGGATTATGGGGTAGAGCAGGACCAGCGAGAGGTATATTCCAATAAAAACATCACTAAATTACCACCAACGCCAGCATTTCAACATATAGTAACAAAACGAGTCTTAGCCCCCTGGACCGCCAGCTCGTActgcaaaaaaaaaaaaaagaaaaaaaaaagggagagagagagagagatcTACAAATCAAGTTATGTGagcaacagcctcaacgCCAGAGTATATGCCGCAAAACGACCTGTAAATGTAAATGACGGACACGCGGTAGATGGAAACGAAGTAAACGGTTGAGTGAGGTAGATGTCAACGTCACAGATCAAGATCAGCATTTATGCATAAGCGTGTTTGTCGGCCATTCATATCCAGCATCAGCCCTAGAGTGATTGAACCATGTTAGTCGCCTGCAAGGAGAGTAAATAGCATTGAGGAGAACATACCAATGGGTCTTGTTAGCATCCATGTACGCCTTCGGATGCTTTTCGATATACTCTGTCGTCTCCCAACCCTCCGGATCACAAGTCACACTGATAGCATCTGGGTCCTGATAGATGCGAATATAATCAAACCGCAAGTACGCCGGCGTATATTTCTGAATGTCATCGTCAATGGGCGCAAAGTTCCACGCCATGCCTAGATTCATGATGATGGACAACGGCTCAAGCGGGATAACGCGCTGCCCTACGTTGCCGTTTGGACCGATAGCTCGCCCGTCAAGCGTCCATGTCTTGTCGGCGCCGACAAACCAGCTCACGTTCCCTTGAATCCCTGGAGTGTATTCGAAGGCGTAGATTTGGTATGCTTTGCCGTTGTACCAATCGTTGTTGAGGTTTGTGACGCCGGACATGGCTTGTTGGTAGGGCCCGCCGCGATAGGTGTTTATTTGGGTTATGGAGGGGTCGTAGACGGCGGTGAAGTCTGGTAGAACAGTCAGTCGAAGATTGTCAACACGGTTAATAACGTCGAACAGTTGGGCTCACCATAATCAGGCATATACCAAATATCAAATGGTGCCATCTGCAAACTTTGCGACACCGATCCCACCATCTTGTCGGCATCGCCATTCAGCGGCGAAACACTGGCCTCAATTACATCAATTTCTGGCGCAGAACGAGACCGTCCAGGGCTGGGATGGTCCGAACCCGGACATGTACACGCCGGCAAACGCATGCCCGGGAGCCAACTTATGCCATCCGTAGAACTTTGATTCGGCGTGATCCCGGCGTCGCACTCGTCATAGTAGCTGTATGGCCACATGCCCTCCGTGGTAGCAGCGTACCCAGGACGTCCCAGATTCCCCATTGCCCAGAAGCCAGGCCAGAAGCCGGAAACCTCGCCATTGCCAGGGAGCGAGATGCTAGCTTCCAGGCGGCCGCCAGAGAAGCAGAGCTTGTTCCAACTTTGGAGCATGCCAGAGCGGTATTCCAAGTCGTGATTGGGGAAAGTGTCGAAGCGAATTTCGAGGACGCCGTCACGGGTTGTTACGGCGTCGGGGTCGTACCACTTCATCATGTTAGTTGCATGCTTGGATGAATGTGGACTGACTAACCTCTAAGTCCTGGGTCACGCCGTACCAGATATCTACGGCTTGGTAATAAGGGTCGTCTCCGTCGAAGAATGTACGGCCGGGGGTGTTGAACTCGTCGGAGAACTAGACATTGTTAGCAAGAAGTTGAGCAGCAGCTCCGAGTCCAACTTACCACAAGCTTCCACTCCTTGCCGTCTGCCGACATCTTCGAATATGCCGATTCCGGCGTATCAGGGTCTATCAAGCCCCTGCGTATATTAGACAGCAAGGGCCGGtccccaacatcaaggcATAGTGTATCCCCCGACCTACAACCCGACTGTGTCTTTTCAAATCCTTTCATAGCCGTACTGCCACAAGTCAGTCCACATCCCCAGCTATAATTGGAACGGAGGGACCTACACGACAGGATAACCAATAAACAGCACCAAAAACCCAATTGTAAGCAGCACCAACCCGCCGACGTTAATCATGCCCCGCTTATTCCAAACATCGCACTCCCCCTCCCTATCGCT
It contains:
- a CDS encoding uncharacterized protein (transcript_id=CADANIAT00006801) — translated: MSSLPRKENARSRRAARACTRCHSRKVRCDGSITGFPCTNCRLDARPCILHSGKRDKERQLFKAVAKERSNGYPTPAPDRVSLTFFKSQMTLKVPIQEILDVFVKHYFIYVHPFLPVVDEAVFWAKYRGLDSSAGKISTLLFQTMLFAASPFIPIEAAKECGYDSLISARDDLYRRAKRLYESGIEKDRLVIAQACLLLTWYTTDAERSTNSRWLRIAIRYAKKEQAHLYHKMPQLGSKRKVSDLKRLWWCCMIRDRIISLGMRRPIQITPDEFDLQLQEGLSLRDLEEECLNSEVYTSEIKIALCGVLASLCHLVAAVTDVIMLVYPTTQNMPFSLADRRAQLNRLEETKFALLDWELNWVANPDGKEYYIHPSLTLHTNLCAIYFQSARIALCNRICLLIGHNAYLTDETDLSRIESCRADLASAICSTAHNVKQLILNGVADKLPISAYALPSSSHCSLGILLSIQTQLSPTPEDKELHELMLVFFTEVFRFFRSQYYTRLILAVSWKALELCQPRTQTQTQTLLQHQPSSDTSDISIGTTVVSSENGTSGNSDSNELILHGQRQLIPENALFYYPDLFQLKLTDYIRLLQYVDEFMSLRSMPGENAIYQAPSPALAPAPAIETHVQLQRQQAHAHARTYSHSSICSISSTRPAVTSTTGATAVNSPGCSSTIYSVDGVAVDPTSPKWTEDYFWVYFGEKELEGEPLQTAFTPNAGSPSNSSSVVSEIGGDSVSGNKNENGKSPQSHASVPPRDSGTPGTPKQEWMETQGTCRELAVVPAPADPASTAVQNMLDCLPLLGE
- a CDS encoding SKN1/KRE6 family beta-glucan synthesis-associated protein (transcript_id=CADANIAT00006802), coding for MSEYSPEIPHRETPHIRLNSEQHDVFSDEDVTSRPLVPEHGVVGLGVSGRPLTPRADSSQSTGTLPTVYSSLNAHGSTEFLIPPQPQTYRQRSGDDITSPNLSDRSYRRASWSSVGSYSTRRGFAYSTRSRSRAESEGDDVNTQTVTEKYNIMPTDGLLLFPEDVEKDDYLHNPDPSDREGECDVWNKRGMINVGGLVLLTIGFLVLFIGYPVVTAMKGFEKTQSGYPDTPESAYSKMSADGKEWKLVFSDEFNTPGRTFFDGDDPYYQAVDIWYGVTQDLEWYDPDAVTTRDGVLEIRFDTFPNHDLEYRSGMLQSWNKLCFSGGRLEASISLPGNGEVSGFWPGFWAMGNLGRPGYAATTEGMWPYSYYDECDAGITPNQSSTDGISWLPGMRLPACTCPGSDHPSPGRSRSAPEIDVIEASVSPLNGDADKMVGSVSQSLQMAPFDIWYMPDYDFTAVYDPSITQINTYRGGPYQQAMSGVTNLNNDWYNGKAYQIYAFEYTPGIQGNVSWFVGADKTWTLDGRAIGPNGNVGQRVIPLEPLSIIMNLGMAWNFAPIDDDIQKYTPAYLRFDYIRIYQDPDAISVTCDPEGWETTEYIEKHPKAYMDANKTHWADAGYEWPTNTLMHKC